From a single Streptomyces misionensis genomic region:
- a CDS encoding ATP-grasp domain-containing protein — translation MSDSPVLLAVYDVGSLAPLRLSQVARANGCEMAFVAADSEHAQQMLPVLGRLGRVVNSAGRTEASVVDELRGLNPAGIITFSEFRIADTVRLAAALGLPYHSPALREAVTNKDRQRERFAEVGLDTVRFCTVTAADQVDAAIARVGLPAIVKPVVGASSRNTTAVATADECRAVVAAALGGIGGPAETAVVVEELLVGMPVEAPWGDYMAVDCVARGDDVRPVFVSSKFALAEPFRERGAYGGQSVVPDDLVREVADLACRAVGALGVHGVADVEIKLTPDGPRVIEVNGRLGAWVDDLGVRAGSSVPADIAVKAALGRPYTTPDPVGRGPAVFHYLIVPPVGATRVKAVRDLTELRRLPFVERVVPLVEPGAPVDWRIGAAGNVAALSGAAPDPAALAETVAAIEAVDWIDYE, via the coding sequence TTGAGCGATTCACCGGTACTCCTCGCCGTCTACGACGTCGGAAGCCTCGCACCGCTCCGTCTTTCCCAGGTCGCCCGCGCCAATGGCTGCGAAATGGCATTCGTCGCCGCGGACTCGGAACACGCACAGCAGATGCTCCCGGTCCTCGGCAGACTGGGCCGGGTGGTGAACTCCGCGGGACGCACCGAGGCGTCGGTCGTCGATGAATTGCGCGGGCTGAACCCCGCCGGAATCATCACGTTCAGCGAATTCCGCATCGCCGACACCGTCCGGCTGGCCGCGGCGCTCGGCCTGCCGTACCACTCGCCCGCCCTGCGGGAGGCGGTGACCAACAAGGACCGCCAGCGCGAGCGGTTCGCCGAAGTGGGCCTGGACACCGTGCGGTTCTGCACGGTGACCGCCGCCGACCAGGTGGACGCGGCCATCGCGCGGGTGGGACTGCCCGCGATCGTCAAACCGGTCGTCGGCGCGTCGAGCCGCAACACCACCGCCGTCGCCACGGCGGACGAGTGCCGCGCGGTGGTCGCGGCGGCGCTCGGCGGGATCGGCGGGCCGGCCGAAACGGCGGTGGTCGTGGAGGAGTTGCTGGTCGGCATGCCGGTCGAGGCTCCGTGGGGCGACTACATGGCGGTGGACTGCGTCGCCCGCGGCGACGATGTGCGCCCGGTCTTCGTCAGCAGCAAGTTCGCGCTCGCCGAGCCCTTCCGGGAACGCGGCGCCTACGGCGGGCAGTCGGTGGTACCGGACGACCTGGTCCGGGAGGTGGCCGACCTGGCGTGCCGGGCGGTCGGCGCCCTCGGTGTGCACGGGGTGGCCGACGTCGAGATCAAGCTGACCCCCGACGGCCCGCGGGTCATCGAGGTCAACGGCCGCCTGGGCGCCTGGGTGGACGACCTCGGCGTGCGCGCGGGCAGCAGCGTGCCGGCCGACATCGCCGTCAAGGCGGCGCTGGGCCGCCCGTACACCACCCCCGACCCGGTGGGGCGCGGTCCCGCCGTCTTCCACTATCTGATCGTGCCGCCCGTGGGGGCCACCCGGGTCAAGGCGGTGCGCGACCTGACGGAGCTGCGCCGGCTGCCGTTCGTGGAGCGGGTGGTGCCACTGGTCGAACCGGGCGCGCCCGTCGACTGGCGGATCGGCGCGGCCGGCAACGTGGCCGCGCTCAGCGGGGCCGCTCCCGACCCGGCGGCGCTCGCCGAGACGGTGGCCGCGATCGAGGCCGTCGACTGGATCGACTATGAGTGA
- a CDS encoding acyl carrier protein, translated as MSQTPGTENGADRIPVLWAEVLGTGSDPNLGFLENGGDSFRALTLSTMIHEETGVEVDFLDILESENAHALRERVRSAADSS; from the coding sequence ATGAGCCAGACTCCCGGTACGGAAAACGGTGCGGACCGCATTCCGGTGTTGTGGGCAGAAGTCCTCGGAACCGGTTCCGACCCGAATCTCGGTTTTCTGGAGAACGGTGGGGATTCCTTCCGGGCCCTCACTCTCTCCACCATGATCCACGAGGAGACGGGCGTCGAGGTGGATTTCCTCGACATCCTGGAGAGCGAGAACGCCCACGCATTGCGCGAACGCGTGCGCTCCGCGGCCGACTCGTCCTGA
- a CDS encoding thioesterase II family protein, producing MSAPRVAEETPCPEPAAPRPLRMMCVPYAGAGAGVYRGWRQRPGAVLDVVPIQLPGREEEFAAPFHRTVRAAAEDVAGRVAGHADGAPYVLFGHSLGALLAYEATRHLLETGGPPPRHLVVSGSVSPRRRRPEKLSDDPVRAVAQLRELTGQPEAFADPEIRDLLLPALRADIAMSEGYRPQPHRPLPVPLTALRGTADASVPAADWRDWAAYTSAGFQAVEFPGGHMYLTESWPAVLRALAELV from the coding sequence GTGTCCGCTCCGCGCGTCGCGGAAGAGACGCCCTGCCCAGAACCGGCCGCTCCCCGGCCCCTCCGGATGATGTGCGTCCCCTACGCGGGGGCGGGCGCCGGTGTGTACCGGGGATGGCGGCAGCGACCCGGCGCGGTCCTCGACGTGGTGCCCATCCAACTCCCCGGACGCGAGGAGGAGTTCGCGGCGCCGTTCCACCGCACGGTCCGGGCGGCCGCCGAGGACGTCGCCGGCCGGGTCGCCGGGCACGCCGACGGGGCCCCCTACGTCCTCTTCGGCCACAGCCTCGGCGCCCTCCTCGCCTACGAGGCGACCCGCCACCTGCTGGAGACCGGCGGCCCCCCGCCCCGGCACCTGGTGGTCAGCGGCTCGGTGAGCCCCCGGCGCCGCCGCCCCGAGAAACTGTCCGACGATCCGGTGCGGGCCGTCGCCCAGTTGCGCGAACTGACCGGGCAGCCGGAAGCCTTCGCCGACCCCGAGATCCGCGACCTCCTGCTGCCCGCCCTGCGCGCCGACATCGCGATGTCCGAGGGCTACCGCCCGCAGCCGCACCGCCCGCTGCCGGTCCCGCTCACGGCACTTCGCGGCACCGCCGACGCCTCCGTCCCGGCCGCCGACTGGCGGGACTGGGCGGCCTACACCTCGGCGGGCTTCCAGGCCGTCGAGTTCCCCGGCGGCCACATGTACCTCACCGAGTCCTGGCCCGCCGTGCTGCGCGCCCTCGCGGAGCTGGTGTGA
- a CDS encoding amino acid adenylation domain-containing protein — protein sequence MAAAAPATLHELFARSAARHPDRTALEVDGRTFGYAELDRLSDRLAGRILRRTGHRPARVGLLAARSLTAYAGYLAALRLGAAAVPINPAHPPARQLAVVKDGNLDLVVGTPPRARGGTQAPPDLGVPLLLVDEASLTEPADGTGAARGDDGTDPGGPAAAPPRPDDIAYILYTSGSTGAPRGVPVRHANIVPFIDWAVDACGIGPQDRTSQNVEFSFDVAVYEMFVTWAAGGALVVPRANDVLRPSRFVNEHRITHWFCVPSLGSLAERTGALAPDSMPTLTKVMLGGERLTAEQARQWAEAAPNAVLHNMYGPTEMSVVCVHKDLGGAGRLVPAGSNGTMPIGEVLPHLESVVLGEDGLPAETGELCLRGPQRFAGYLDPAHNEGRFLRRRPGEPAVALPAGEEPRDTDWYRTGDLVRPEGEGLVFLGRLDDQVKVRGHRIEVGEVEAQLTRHPAVREAVVVAHGSGPEATLVAHYTGTATPPAALTGFLRGRLPHYMLPSRFLHRESFPLNTNGKIDRRSLPAPDPGPGHTPH from the coding sequence GTGGCAGCGGCCGCCCCCGCGACCCTCCATGAGCTGTTCGCCCGCTCCGCCGCCCGCCATCCGGACCGCACCGCGCTGGAGGTGGACGGCCGGACCTTCGGCTACGCGGAGCTGGACCGCCTGTCGGACCGGCTGGCCGGACGGATCCTGCGCCGGACCGGCCACCGCCCCGCACGGGTGGGGCTGCTGGCCGCCCGCAGCCTCACGGCCTACGCGGGCTACCTGGCCGCGCTGCGGCTGGGCGCCGCGGCGGTGCCCATCAACCCCGCGCACCCGCCCGCCCGGCAGCTGGCCGTCGTCAAGGACGGCAACCTCGACCTCGTCGTCGGCACGCCCCCGCGCGCCCGGGGCGGTACCCAGGCGCCGCCCGACCTCGGCGTGCCCCTGCTGCTCGTCGACGAGGCGTCGCTGACGGAACCGGCCGACGGCACCGGCGCGGCGCGGGGCGACGACGGCACGGACCCGGGCGGACCGGCCGCCGCGCCGCCGCGGCCGGACGACATCGCCTACATCCTGTACACCTCGGGCTCCACCGGAGCGCCGCGCGGTGTGCCCGTGCGGCACGCGAACATCGTGCCGTTCATCGACTGGGCCGTCGACGCCTGCGGTATCGGCCCGCAGGACCGCACCTCCCAGAACGTCGAGTTCTCCTTCGACGTGGCCGTCTACGAGATGTTCGTGACCTGGGCGGCCGGCGGCGCGCTGGTCGTGCCCCGCGCCAACGACGTGCTGCGGCCCTCCCGGTTCGTCAACGAGCACCGGATCACGCACTGGTTCTGCGTGCCGTCCCTCGGCAGCCTCGCCGAGCGCACCGGCGCGCTCGCCCCCGACTCGATGCCCACCCTGACCAAGGTCATGCTGGGCGGCGAACGGCTCACCGCCGAACAGGCGCGGCAGTGGGCCGAGGCCGCGCCCAACGCCGTACTGCACAACATGTACGGGCCGACCGAGATGAGCGTCGTCTGCGTGCACAAGGACCTCGGGGGCGCCGGCCGGCTCGTGCCCGCCGGCTCCAACGGGACGATGCCCATCGGCGAGGTGCTGCCGCACCTGGAGAGCGTCGTGCTCGGGGAGGACGGCCTGCCCGCCGAGACCGGCGAGTTGTGCCTGCGCGGGCCCCAGCGGTTCGCCGGCTACCTCGACCCGGCCCACAACGAGGGGCGGTTCCTGCGCCGCCGGCCCGGGGAGCCCGCGGTCGCCTTGCCGGCGGGGGAGGAGCCCCGCGACACGGACTGGTACCGCACCGGCGACCTGGTCCGCCCGGAGGGCGAGGGACTGGTCTTCCTGGGCAGGCTGGACGACCAGGTGAAGGTGCGCGGCCACCGCATCGAAGTGGGCGAGGTGGAGGCGCAGTTGACGCGCCACCCCGCGGTCCGGGAGGCCGTCGTGGTCGCCCACGGGTCCGGGCCGGAGGCGACGCTGGTCGCCCACTACACGGGCACCGCCACCCCGCCCGCCGCACTCACCGGCTTCCTGCGCGGGCGGCTCCCGCACTACATGCTGCCGAGCCGCTTCCTGCACCGGGAGTCGTTCCCGCTGAACACCAACGGCAAGATCGACCGCCGCTCGCTGCCCGCCCCCGATCCCGGCCCCGGACACACACCGCACTGA
- a CDS encoding HAD family hydrolase — translation MTAHTVLFDLDGVLVDSQDAEVLALLEFARTVHARVPAEGFAERVAGRRMSESVAIIGQYTDTPLPDDAVERVREIAERYLATRLRATPGMAAALREITAPVYVVSNSPLGMIEDRLRRTGLAGFFTGPHFSAYELGTWKPDPGLYRQAVRTLGADPETVVAIEDSEVGVRSAHDAGLRVHWYRPDRPRESRCSGRVRVFGDMSALPALLAARV, via the coding sequence ATGACCGCGCACACCGTGCTCTTCGACCTCGACGGCGTGCTCGTGGACAGCCAGGACGCCGAGGTGCTGGCCCTGCTGGAGTTCGCCCGGACCGTGCACGCCCGGGTCCCGGCCGAGGGCTTCGCCGAGCGGGTCGCGGGCCGCCGGATGAGCGAGTCGGTCGCCATCATCGGGCAGTACACGGACACCCCGCTGCCGGACGACGCGGTGGAGCGGGTCCGGGAGATCGCCGAGCGGTATCTGGCGACCCGGTTGCGCGCCACCCCGGGGATGGCGGCGGCCCTGCGGGAGATCACGGCACCCGTGTACGTGGTGTCGAACTCGCCCCTCGGCATGATCGAGGACCGCCTGCGCCGCACCGGCCTCGCCGGCTTCTTCACCGGCCCGCACTTCTCGGCGTACGAACTGGGCACGTGGAAGCCGGACCCCGGCCTCTACCGGCAGGCGGTACGGACGCTGGGGGCGGACCCGGAGACCGTCGTCGCCATCGAGGACAGCGAGGTCGGCGTGCGCTCCGCCCACGACGCGGGCCTGCGCGTCCACTGGTACCGGCCGGACCGGCCGCGGGAGAGCCGGTGCTCGGGGCGCGTCCGGGTGTTCGGGGACATGAGCGCACTGCCCGCGCTGCTCGCCGCCCGGGTGTGA
- a CDS encoding DUF3592 domain-containing protein, with product MENGFIGVIVCGAVAVLLLAVGARDGALVWRLRRHGIRTWGVVVDNVRVERRDTGPSWAPVIAFADLRGHRVEFTTRMRGGGMGLATGRRVPVVYLAHDPQGARVSMWRHTVGPVVFALLAGLVFAGAAVLVAVTA from the coding sequence GTGGAGAACGGGTTCATCGGCGTCATCGTGTGCGGAGCGGTCGCGGTGCTGCTCCTGGCGGTCGGAGCGCGCGACGGCGCGCTGGTCTGGCGGCTGCGGCGGCACGGCATACGCACCTGGGGCGTCGTGGTGGACAACGTACGGGTGGAACGGCGTGACACGGGCCCCTCGTGGGCCCCGGTCATCGCTTTCGCCGACCTGCGCGGCCACCGGGTGGAGTTCACCACCCGGATGCGCGGCGGCGGCATGGGACTGGCGACCGGCCGCCGGGTGCCGGTGGTGTACCTGGCGCACGACCCGCAGGGCGCGCGGGTGTCCATGTGGCGGCACACGGTGGGCCCGGTCGTGTTCGCCCTGCTGGCGGGCCTGGTCTTCGCGGGCGCCGCGGTGCTCGTCGCCGTGACGGCGTGA
- a CDS encoding ABC transporter ATP-binding protein, with amino-acid sequence MSLHLTDVTLTYPDGDTRLTALDRVSLEVPRGSLTAVVGPSGSGKSSLLAVAATLVTPDAGTVTVDGTRTTGLSRRELTELRRRTIGIVFQQPHLLPSLTAVEQLQVMAHLDGRSPAGARGRAMELLDAVGLADRAGRRPHQLSGGQRQRVNIARALMNEPTVLLVDEPTSALDHERGAGVVALLARLTRHQPTATVLVTHDRTHLGAADRIAEVHDGRLTVPAAA; translated from the coding sequence ATGAGCCTGCACCTGACCGATGTCACCCTCACCTACCCGGACGGCGACACCCGCCTCACCGCCCTCGACCGGGTCAGCCTGGAGGTGCCCCGGGGCAGCCTGACCGCCGTGGTCGGCCCCTCCGGCTCCGGGAAGTCCAGCCTCCTGGCCGTCGCCGCCACCCTGGTCACGCCGGACGCGGGCACCGTCACCGTCGACGGCACCCGCACCACCGGGCTGAGCCGGCGCGAACTGACCGAGCTGCGCCGCCGCACCATCGGCATCGTCTTCCAGCAGCCCCATCTGCTGCCCTCCCTCACCGCCGTCGAGCAGCTCCAGGTGATGGCGCACCTCGACGGCCGCTCCCCCGCCGGGGCCCGCGGCCGGGCCATGGAACTCCTCGACGCGGTCGGCCTGGCCGACCGGGCGGGCCGCCGTCCGCACCAGCTCTCCGGCGGCCAGCGCCAGCGCGTCAACATCGCCCGCGCCCTGATGAACGAGCCCACCGTCCTGCTGGTCGACGAGCCCACGAGCGCCCTGGACCACGAGCGCGGCGCCGGCGTCGTCGCCCTGCTCGCCCGGCTCACCCGTCATCAGCCCACCGCCACCGTCCTGGTCACCCACGACCGCACCCACCTCGGCGCGGCCGACCGGATCGCCGAGGTCCACGACGGACGGCTCACCGTCCCGGCGGCCGCCTGA
- a CDS encoding ABC transporter permease has protein sequence MFVAWRDLKFAKGRFALMGTVIVLITLLVGLLSGLTAGLGRQNVSAVTGLPATEIVFQAPAAGRDLSFTDSAVTGAQWRRWSAAPGVESAEPLGITTTRATAGDRSAAVSAFGVRTGSRLAPDGGAIGDRTVVLSTAAADDLGVAAGGSVTLAGQQLTVAAVRGDAFFSHTPVIWTGLDVWRKVAPPTGGGQRPAATVIALTTTSKAALAATDREAGTRTVALGDSLSAIGSYTSENGSLQLMRGFLFAISALVVGAFFTVWTIQRGGDVAVLKALGASTAGLLRDALGQAVVLLAGGTLIGTGAAACVGALVAGTVPFVLTPGTVLTPAAVTIVLGALGAVLSVRRITSVDPLTALGSAR, from the coding sequence GTGTTCGTCGCCTGGAGAGACCTGAAGTTCGCCAAGGGGCGGTTCGCCCTGATGGGAACCGTCATCGTGCTGATCACCCTGCTGGTCGGGCTGCTGTCCGGGCTGACCGCCGGACTGGGCCGGCAGAACGTCTCGGCGGTCACGGGACTGCCCGCCACCGAGATCGTCTTCCAGGCCCCCGCCGCCGGCCGGGACCTGTCGTTCACCGACTCCGCCGTCACCGGGGCGCAGTGGCGGCGGTGGTCGGCGGCCCCCGGTGTCGAGAGCGCCGAGCCGCTGGGGATCACCACCACCCGGGCCACCGCCGGGGACCGGAGCGCCGCGGTCTCCGCCTTCGGCGTCCGCACGGGCTCCCGCCTCGCCCCGGACGGCGGCGCGATCGGCGACCGTACGGTGGTGCTGTCCACCGCGGCCGCCGACGACCTGGGGGTGGCGGCCGGCGGCTCCGTGACCCTGGCCGGGCAGCAGCTGACGGTGGCCGCGGTGCGGGGCGACGCCTTCTTCAGCCACACCCCGGTGATCTGGACCGGCCTGGACGTCTGGCGGAAGGTGGCGCCGCCCACCGGCGGCGGGCAACGCCCGGCCGCCACCGTCATCGCCCTGACCACCACCTCGAAGGCCGCGCTCGCGGCCACCGACCGGGAGGCCGGCACCAGGACCGTCGCCCTCGGCGACTCGCTGTCCGCGATCGGCTCCTACACCTCGGAGAACGGCTCCCTTCAGCTGATGCGCGGCTTTCTGTTCGCCATCTCCGCGCTGGTCGTCGGGGCCTTCTTCACCGTGTGGACCATTCAGCGCGGCGGTGACGTCGCCGTTCTGAAGGCGCTGGGCGCCTCCACCGCCGGGCTGCTGCGCGACGCCCTCGGGCAGGCCGTCGTCCTGCTGGCCGGCGGCACCCTGATCGGCACCGGCGCCGCCGCCTGCGTGGGCGCCCTCGTCGCCGGGACCGTGCCGTTCGTCCTCACCCCCGGCACCGTCCTGACGCCGGCCGCGGTGACGATCGTCCTCGGTGCCCTCGGAGCCGTCCTGTCCGTCCGCCGCATCACCTCCGTCGACCCGCTGACCGCCCTGGGGAGCGCCCGATGA
- a CDS encoding sensor histidine kinase, which produces MNAAAPAPTPTTRALSWCLHLLVVGLLALAAARAVTDGRPHTGAVVAASAVCAAVYAAGPLLPGVRRSRRAASLWLAAVGAGWLALLVLSADAVWVAFPLYFLQLHLLPRRAGLAAVAATAAAAVAGFAAHQGSFGAAMVIGPALGAAVAVAVVWGYQALYRESERRRRLIEELTATRADLARAEHTAGVLAERERLAREIHDTLAQGLSSIQLLLRAAERALPARPAVAAGHVTAARQAAVDNLAEARRFVAALTPPALDGTTLADALARLCATTSAHHRITARFRLDGHPVPVATAHEVALLRVAQSALANTVRHADATSAEVTLGYGTDHIALGVADDGTGFDPGRPPAPDPGSGGFGLAAMRARMHALGGTLAVESALGQGTSLTARLPLDPPADTTPKARP; this is translated from the coding sequence GTGAACGCCGCCGCCCCCGCCCCGACCCCGACCACCCGCGCCCTGTCCTGGTGCCTGCACCTGCTCGTCGTCGGCCTGCTCGCCCTGGCCGCCGCACGCGCCGTGACCGACGGCCGGCCGCACACCGGGGCGGTCGTCGCCGCCTCGGCCGTGTGCGCCGCGGTGTACGCGGCCGGGCCGCTCCTGCCGGGCGTGCGCCGGTCCCGGCGGGCCGCCTCCCTGTGGCTCGCCGCGGTGGGCGCCGGATGGCTGGCGCTGCTGGTCCTGTCCGCGGACGCGGTATGGGTGGCGTTCCCGCTGTACTTCCTCCAGCTCCACCTGCTGCCGCGCCGCGCCGGACTCGCCGCCGTGGCGGCCACCGCGGCGGCCGCCGTCGCCGGCTTCGCGGCCCACCAGGGCTCCTTCGGCGCGGCCATGGTGATCGGACCCGCGCTGGGCGCCGCCGTCGCGGTCGCCGTGGTGTGGGGGTACCAGGCCCTCTACCGCGAGAGCGAACGGCGCAGGCGCCTGATCGAGGAGCTGACCGCCACCCGCGCCGACCTGGCCCGGGCCGAGCACACCGCGGGGGTGCTCGCCGAGCGCGAGCGCCTGGCCCGCGAGATCCACGACACCCTCGCGCAGGGGCTGTCCAGCATCCAGTTGCTGCTGCGCGCCGCCGAACGCGCCCTGCCCGCCCGGCCCGCGGTCGCCGCCGGGCACGTGACGGCGGCCCGGCAGGCCGCGGTGGACAACCTCGCCGAGGCCCGCCGCTTCGTCGCCGCCCTCACCCCGCCCGCCCTGGACGGCACCACCCTGGCCGACGCGCTGGCACGCCTGTGCGCCACCACCAGCGCCCACCACCGGATCACCGCCCGCTTCCGGCTCGACGGCCACCCCGTTCCGGTGGCCACCGCGCACGAGGTCGCCCTGCTGCGGGTCGCCCAGTCCGCCCTCGCCAACACCGTCCGCCACGCCGACGCCACCAGCGCCGAGGTCACCCTCGGCTACGGCACGGACCACATCGCCCTCGGCGTCGCCGACGACGGCACCGGCTTCGACCCCGGCCGCCCGCCCGCGCCCGACCCCGGCAGCGGCGGCTTCGGGCTGGCGGCCATGCGGGCCCGCATGCACGCCCTCGGCGGCACCCTGGCCGTCGAATCGGCCCTTGGCCAGGGCACCTCGCTGACCGCCCGACTCCCGCTCGACCCGCCCGCCGACACCACCCCGAAGGCCCGCCCGTGA
- a CDS encoding response regulator, with protein MTDDTPIRLLLADDHPVVRAGLRAVLETEPGLVVVAEAATAEDAVARAAVGDVDVVLMDLQFGGGMGGAQATALITARPGAPRVVVVTTYDSDADTLPAIEAGATGYLLKDADPEDLAAAVRTAAAGRTTLAPTVAERLMNRLRAPGTALTRRETEVLALVADGLSNQAVARRLHLTEGTVKSHLARVYAKLGVESRTAAVATATDLGLIRR; from the coding sequence GTGACCGACGACACGCCCATCCGCCTCCTGCTGGCCGACGACCACCCCGTGGTCCGGGCCGGACTGCGCGCCGTGCTGGAGACCGAGCCCGGCCTCGTCGTCGTGGCCGAGGCCGCCACCGCGGAGGACGCCGTCGCCCGTGCCGCCGTGGGCGACGTCGACGTGGTGCTCATGGACCTCCAGTTCGGCGGGGGCATGGGGGGCGCGCAGGCCACCGCCCTGATCACCGCCCGGCCCGGCGCGCCCCGCGTCGTGGTCGTCACCACGTACGACTCCGACGCCGACACCCTGCCCGCCATCGAGGCCGGCGCCACCGGCTACCTCCTCAAGGACGCGGATCCCGAGGACCTGGCCGCCGCCGTGCGCACCGCCGCCGCGGGCCGCACCACCCTCGCCCCCACCGTCGCCGAGCGGCTCATGAACCGGCTGCGCGCCCCCGGCACCGCCCTGACCCGGCGCGAGACCGAGGTCCTCGCCCTGGTCGCCGACGGCCTGTCCAACCAGGCCGTCGCCCGGCGCCTCCACCTCACCGAGGGCACCGTCAAGTCCCACCTCGCCCGCGTCTACGCCAAACTCGGCGTCGAATCGCGCACCGCCGCGGTCGCCACCGCCACCGACCTGGGACTCATCCGCCGCTGA